The Styela clava chromosome 10, kaStyClav1.hap1.2, whole genome shotgun sequence genome window below encodes:
- the LOC120337263 gene encoding BET1 homolog, with amino-acid sequence MRRAGTGYSPMGGQQRSVYGEENDRMEEELKHKVSALKTLTIDIGEEVRLQNRELAGMDDDMDKVGGFLGSTMGRLKGIARHGYGKMYCYLFLFAMAVFFVMYWMIRLK; translated from the exons ATGCGGCGTGCTGGGACCGGGTATTCCCCTATGGGGGGACAACAACGGTCGGTTTATGGAGAGGAGAATGACCGTATGGAAGAGGAATTAAAACATAAAGTTTCCGCTCTTAAAACTTTGACAATTGATATAGGAGAAGAAGTCAGACTACAGAATCGGGAATTAGCGG GTATGGACGATGACATGGACAAGGTTGGGGGTTTTCTCGGATCAACGATGGGTCGACTGAAGGGAATAGCGAGGCACGGATACGGAAAAATGTACTGTTACTTATTCCTCTTTGCTATGGCGGTGTTTTTCGTCATGTATTGGATGATAAGACTGAAATAA